TTGCTTTGTTTGCAACGCCTTCGCGGAATTGTGTTTGCGGCGATTCGCTAACAATTTGACGCCCCAAATTTGTTAGCGAATGTTAGCCGCGCGGCGGGGCGATCTGCGGGTGCCGATCAGCAGGGTAAGGCGAACGCGATTCGGGTGTTTACACTGGGCGCGTGTTTCGACATTTAGTGTCCGCGGCGCGTTTCTTGAGGGACCGATATGGACCGCGGGATGGTGATTTTTCTGGGAGCGGTGCTCACGTTCTCGTCGAGCTGGCTGGGACTGGTCGTGTTCCCGTTCTGGCAGTTGGGGAAGCAGCAGCCGTACCAGAAGGACGAGGGCGACGAGCCGTACCCGCAGCCGCTCCAGGGCACCGCGCTCGCGGGCCGCAAGGTCTATCAGAACAACGGCTGCATGTACTGTCACACGCAGCAGGTGCGCAGCGAGAAGTTCGGCGACTGGTGGGACGCGAACGGCGAGCACAAGACCGGGGCCGACATCAAGCGGAGCTACGGCCTGCGGCGCACCGTGTCGCGCGACTACATCTACGACAACCCGACCATGCTCGGCACCATGCGCACCGGGCCGGACCTCGCGAACATCGGCGCCCGCAACCCGTCGGACGCCTGGCACCACACGCACCTGTTCAACCCGCGGTCGGCGAACGTGTGGAGCATCATGCCGTCGTTCGCGTTCTTCTACGCCCGCGAGAAGATCGTCGGGGGCCGCAGCGACAAGGCACTGTCGCTGGGGCGCGAGTGGACCGTCGACCCCGGGTACCGGTGGCGCCCGAGTACGAAAGAATGGGACGCGGTCCTCGCGAGCCGCGGGAGCGCCCTCGTCGCGCAGTACACCGCGGGCCAGCCCGAGGCGATCAACATCGGCACGCCCGAGGGCAAGAAGCGCCTCTTGGAGTTCTGGCTGACGACGCCGGAAGAAGAGTACCAGGTGATCCCGACCGCCGAGGGCGACGCGCTGGTCGCGTACCTGTTGGCGCTGCGGAAGGCCGAAGTCCCGCTGCCGGAGGCGAAGGAATGAGCACGCCGAACCCGAAC
The Gemmata palustris DNA segment above includes these coding regions:
- a CDS encoding cbb3-type cytochrome c oxidase subunit II — translated: MDRGMVIFLGAVLTFSSSWLGLVVFPFWQLGKQQPYQKDEGDEPYPQPLQGTALAGRKVYQNNGCMYCHTQQVRSEKFGDWWDANGEHKTGADIKRSYGLRRTVSRDYIYDNPTMLGTMRTGPDLANIGARNPSDAWHHTHLFNPRSANVWSIMPSFAFFYAREKIVGGRSDKALSLGREWTVDPGYRWRPSTKEWDAVLASRGSALVAQYTAGQPEAINIGTPEGKKRLLEFWLTTPEEEYQVIPTAEGDALVAYLLALRKAEVPLPEAKE